The following proteins are co-located in the Sphingobacteriia bacterium genome:
- a CDS encoding ribulose-phosphate 3-epimerase: protein MLNNKIKIAPSILSADFAKLGEEIEKITEAGADYIHIDVMDGSFVPNITIGPDVIKHLKKHTHLPFDVHLMIENVDFFIPKFADAGADIITIHMEASTHADRSLNLIKSLGKKAGISIVPSTHESSLEYVLPLVDLVLIMTVNPGFGGQSFINSQLNKIKNVKEMITNLGKNIELEVDGGINDKTANLVIENGADVLVSGNYIFTHPNGYKEGIKSLK, encoded by the coding sequence ATGTTAAATAATAAAATTAAAATTGCTCCTTCAATTCTTTCCGCTGACTTTGCTAAACTTGGTGAGGAAATTGAAAAAATCACAGAAGCTGGAGCAGATTATATTCATATTGATGTAATGGATGGCAGCTTTGTACCAAATATAACTATAGGCCCTGACGTTATTAAACATTTAAAGAAGCACACTCACCTTCCCTTTGATGTTCATTTAATGATTGAAAATGTTGATTTCTTTATCCCAAAATTTGCGGATGCTGGAGCTGATATTATAACCATTCATATGGAAGCCTCAACGCATGCTGATAGAAGCTTAAATTTAATTAAATCATTAGGTAAAAAGGCTGGAATTTCAATTGTACCTTCGACACATGAATCAAGCCTTGAATATGTTTTACCACTTGTTGATTTGGTTTTAATTATGACAGTAAATCCTGGTTTTGGTGGTCAATCTTTTATAAATAGCCAACTTAATAAAATTAAGAATGTAAAAGAAATGATAACTAACTTAGGTAAAAATATTGAACTTGAAGTAGATGGCGGAATTAATGATAAAACCGCCAATCTAGTTATTGAAAATGGTGCAGATGTACTAGTTTCTGGTAACTATATTTTTACACATCCAAATGGGTATAAAGAAGGAATTAAAAGCTTAAAGTAG
- a CDS encoding ATP-binding cassette domain-containing protein, translating into MVDIVIKNLSKAFGEKVVLDNINLEIPKGESLVIIGGSGTGKSVFIKNLIGLIHPDSGKVFYDNVDFYKADKDKRREIMGKIGVLFQGGALFDSFKVWENVSFVLRQNQNMPAKQAKEIAIEKLSLVGLQPEVADLYPVELSGGMQKRVALARAIAAKPEIIFFDEPTSGLDPINTNVIADLIIKCTKELGITAITITHDMVSAKHIATNLCMLYKGKMVFCGDKQEIERTDNPYLHQFMNGLTSGPIQIETSLSSL; encoded by the coding sequence ATGGTTGATATAGTTATTAAAAATCTTTCAAAAGCATTCGGTGAAAAAGTTGTTTTAGATAATATTAATCTTGAAATACCAAAAGGCGAATCCCTTGTAATTATTGGTGGATCTGGAACTGGTAAATCTGTATTTATTAAAAACCTTATAGGTTTAATACATCCTGATAGCGGTAAAGTTTTTTATGATAACGTTGACTTCTATAAAGCAGATAAAGATAAACGTCGTGAAATCATGGGTAAGATTGGAGTGTTATTCCAAGGCGGGGCTCTTTTTGACAGCTTTAAAGTTTGGGAAAATGTTTCCTTTGTACTTAGACAAAATCAAAATATGCCTGCTAAACAAGCTAAGGAAATTGCTATTGAAAAGTTAAGTTTAGTGGGTCTTCAGCCAGAAGTAGCTGATCTTTATCCAGTAGAATTATCTGGCGGAATGCAAAAAAGAGTGGCTCTCGCTCGTGCAATCGCGGCAAAACCTGAAATAATATTTTTTGACGAACCAACTTCAGGCTTAGATCCTATTAATACTAATGTAATCGCAGACCTTATTATTAAATGTACTAAGGAACTTGGCATTACAGCCATAACCATTACTCATGATATGGTAAGTGCAAAACATATCGCTACTAACCTTTGTATGCTTTATAAGGGTAAAATGGTATTTTGTGGTGACAAGCAAGAAATTGAAAGAACTGATAACCCATATTTACATCAATTTATGAATGGCTTAACTAGCGGACCAATTCAAATTGAAACTTCTTTGAGTTCCCTTTAA
- a CDS encoding GNAT family N-acetyltransferase has protein sequence MMKLEAERVILREWKEEDVEPFAKINQDPKVMEFMPKLLTKQEVNEWIERIKLHFKNNNFGMFACELKETKKFIGYIGLQNVAFEASFTPCVEVAWRLASDHWGKGLATEGAKRVLEFAFNDLKLKEVLAFTVPKNLPSRRVMEKLGMTHDPKENFNHPKLPLEHPLSLHVLYRIKEDFFNKP, from the coding sequence ATGATGAAATTAGAAGCTGAGCGAGTAATTTTACGTGAATGGAAAGAAGAAGATGTTGAGCCATTTGCTAAAATTAATCAAGACCCTAAAGTTATGGAATTTATGCCAAAGCTTTTAACCAAACAAGAAGTTAATGAATGGATTGAAAGAATTAAATTACATTTTAAAAATAATAATTTTGGAATGTTTGCTTGCGAATTAAAAGAAACTAAAAAATTTATTGGTTACATAGGATTACAAAACGTTGCTTTTGAAGCTTCATTTACTCCATGTGTGGAAGTAGCATGGCGATTAGCATCAGATCATTGGGGAAAGGGGCTTGCAACAGAGGGTGCGAAAAGAGTTCTTGAATTTGCATTTAATGATCTAAAATTAAAAGAAGTTTTAGCTTTTACTGTTCCAAAAAATTTACCTTCAAGAAGAGTGATGGAAAAGTTAGGAATGACTCATGATCCTAAAGAAAATTTTAATCACCCAAAATTACCACTTGAACATCCTTTAAGTCTTCATGTGTTATATAGAATTAAAGAAGACTTCTTTAATAAACCTTAA
- a CDS encoding GNAT family N-acetyltransferase: protein MIYLETPRLILREWKEQDIEAFVKINQDPKVIKFLRGALTLEEAKAFIIGANMGILDNGFGLWAAELKETKELIGFIGLNIPEFKAHFTPCVEIGWRLSSKHWRKGLATEGAKRVLEFAFKDLGIEEIVAFTARNNLASRKVMEKLGMTHDPKENFNHPKLPESHPLSLQVLYRINFKNYKTLEI from the coding sequence ATGATTTATTTAGAAACTCCACGATTGATTTTACGTGAATGGAAAGAACAAGATATTGAAGCCTTTGTAAAAATTAATCAGGATCCTAAGGTAATAAAATTTTTAAGAGGAGCTTTAACTTTAGAAGAAGCTAAAGCTTTTATTATTGGTGCTAATATGGGGATTCTAGATAATGGTTTTGGATTATGGGCCGCAGAACTTAAAGAAACAAAAGAATTAATAGGTTTTATTGGCTTAAATATCCCTGAATTTAAAGCCCACTTTACTCCATGCGTTGAAATAGGATGGAGATTAAGTTCTAAACATTGGAGAAAAGGACTTGCAACAGAGGGTGCGAAAAGAGTTCTTGAATTTGCTTTTAAAGACTTAGGCATAGAGGAAATTGTTGCTTTCACAGCTAGAAATAATTTAGCTTCAAGAAAAGTTATGGAAAAGTTAGGAATGACTCATGATCCTAAAGAAAATTTTAATCACCCAAAATTACCTGAGTCTCACCCTTTAAGCCTACAGGTATTATATAGAATAAATTTTAAAAACTATAAAACTTTAGAAATATAA
- a CDS encoding DUF1284 domain-containing protein — protein MFKFKPHHFMCHIAFKGEGYSSHFVKNFGKIVDFLKENENTLIKVVTDLDDICKACPNQTPLNSCNTQEKIEKLDNAYIDALDLKSGDIFTAKEVKTRLKDKMTLDIFHKACEECEWKKYGMCEEALKKLLNS, from the coding sequence ATTTTTAAGTTTAAACCTCACCATTTTATGTGTCATATCGCATTTAAAGGTGAGGGTTATTCTTCTCATTTCGTAAAAAATTTTGGAAAAATAGTAGATTTTTTAAAAGAAAATGAGAATACATTAATAAAGGTTGTTACTGATTTGGATGATATATGTAAAGCCTGCCCAAATCAAACGCCATTAAATTCATGTAATACTCAAGAAAAAATTGAAAAACTTGATAATGCTTATATTGATGCACTTGATTTAAAAAGCGGTGATATTTTTACTGCAAAAGAGGTTAAAACTCGCCTTAAAGATAAAATGACTTTAGACATTTTTCATAAAGCTTGCGAAGAATGTGAATGGAAAAAATACGGCATGTGTGAAGAAGCTTTGAAAAAGCTATTGAATTCTTAA
- a CDS encoding biotin transporter BioY, with product MNAVQSYSRIFSSNLTQIVMGTLLIFLCSQITIPLEPVPITLQSVSIMFIGLTYSRKNAIQSVLSYLILGALGLPVFANYSGGFHSLIGPTGGYLFGFLAAAYLMATIREKINLNNLGFMIANSLIGTVILFIFGVSWLSFFIGIEKGITLGLVPFIIPGIIKAVILALGIRYLKPNSFFKK from the coding sequence ATTAATGCAGTGCAATCTTATAGTAGAATATTTAGTTCTAATTTAACTCAAATTGTTATGGGAACTTTACTTATTTTTTTATGTTCTCAAATTACGATACCTCTAGAACCAGTACCAATTACTTTACAAAGTGTAAGTATAATGTTTATTGGTCTTACCTATAGCCGCAAAAATGCTATTCAATCTGTTTTATCTTATTTAATTTTAGGTGCACTAGGGTTACCAGTATTTGCAAATTACTCTGGCGGATTTCATAGTTTAATAGGTCCAACTGGTGGTTATTTATTTGGTTTCTTAGCTGCAGCTTATTTAATGGCTACAATCAGAGAAAAAATTAACCTAAATAATTTAGGCTTTATGATAGCCAATAGTCTTATTGGAACTGTAATTTTATTTATATTTGGTGTTTCTTGGCTTTCATTTTTTATTGGAATTGAGAAAGGAATTACTTTAGGTTTAGTACCCTTTATTATTCCAGGAATTATTAAAGCAGTAATTCTTGCTTTAGGAATTAGATATCTTAAACCTAATTCATTTTTTAAAAAATAA
- a CDS encoding septation protein IspZ, with product MSNLFRFINEALPLTIFFITFKLYGIYYATFALTVSAIVSFTINYINTKKVPIVSLVSTTILITLSAFTYFSGNTDFVKLKPTIVNVFLAGVLTVGVLCNKGLVKYIFEGPFELTQENWIKFSKRWAIFFLFLAIMNEVIWRNCSDEMWVKFKVFATIPLTIVFILCQLPFLMKNNIKN from the coding sequence ATGTCCAATCTTTTTCGATTTATAAATGAAGCCTTGCCTTTAACAATATTCTTTATAACTTTTAAATTATATGGAATTTACTACGCTACTTTCGCCTTAACGGTGTCTGCTATTGTGAGTTTTACAATAAATTATATTAATACAAAAAAAGTACCTATCGTATCTTTGGTTTCAACTACTATTCTTATAACTCTTTCGGCCTTTACATATTTCAGTGGGAACACTGATTTTGTTAAACTTAAACCCACTATTGTAAATGTTTTTTTAGCAGGTGTTTTAACTGTAGGGGTTTTGTGTAATAAGGGGCTTGTAAAATATATATTTGAGGGTCCATTTGAATTAACTCAAGAAAATTGGATAAAATTTTCTAAAAGGTGGGCAATTTTCTTCCTGTTTTTAGCGATAATGAATGAAGTAATTTGGCGCAATTGTTCTGATGAAATGTGGGTAAAATTTAAAGTGTTTGCGACCATTCCACTTACAATTGTATTTATACTTTGTCAGCTTCCATTTTTAATGAAAAATAACATTAAAAACTAA
- a CDS encoding STAS domain-containing protein, with protein MKLEYATAIRDTLSRGYNFKDFVKDLGAGAVVSLVSLPLAMALAIAVGLDPEHGVYTAIVAGFIASLLGGSYAQISGPTGAFVVILAPIVIEFGVRGLIIAQILASVIIIVMAVFRVGFIIKYIPYSVTVGFTTGIAFVLCIISLKDLLGIKIDGFNGYLPNKIFLIFQNLNKITFGDTFIGILTIAIIKLWDKFKIQKFKIIPSIVVSIVTVTLITIFLNNAGFKISTIESDFSYIDDETGKSESGIPDEPPQLHFFNFDNSDPIYAFPTLKEIGKLLPAAIMIAILASLESLLAATMADNMTGSKHNPNSELLGIGTANLFSAFALGMPATGALARTAANIRSGARSPISGLACSILILLYVLVFHDQIDKIPLSALYAILMLVAIRMAEIHEFKKILKSKIKEDIIILITTFLLTAIFDMVIGVTIGVIISFFLIIKKISDHNPVFITKTTDDNLKIVIKGPIFFSNTNKIFNQDLTKHLQFNKLILDLTKVNILDVSGLSELEGFIEANSNKNIYIIANDYVNDIISKFINLNNVKIIRNESEVV; from the coding sequence ATGAAACTTGAATATGCTACTGCTATAAGAGACACCTTAAGCAGGGGTTATAATTTTAAAGACTTTGTAAAAGATTTAGGTGCGGGCGCTGTAGTTTCCTTAGTTTCCCTTCCCTTAGCTATGGCGCTTGCAATAGCAGTAGGACTAGATCCTGAGCATGGTGTTTATACAGCTATTGTTGCAGGTTTCATTGCTTCTCTCCTTGGCGGTTCATACGCACAAATTAGTGGCCCGACAGGTGCCTTTGTAGTTATCCTTGCTCCAATTGTAATTGAATTTGGAGTTAGAGGTTTAATTATTGCTCAAATACTAGCAAGCGTAATAATAATTGTTATGGCCGTATTTCGAGTTGGTTTTATTATCAAATATATTCCATATAGCGTTACAGTAGGGTTTACAACTGGTATTGCTTTTGTACTTTGTATTATTTCCCTTAAAGACTTATTAGGAATAAAAATAGATGGATTTAACGGTTATTTACCTAATAAAATTTTTCTCATTTTTCAAAATTTAAATAAAATTACTTTTGGCGATACTTTTATAGGAATATTAACAATAGCTATAATTAAATTATGGGATAAATTTAAAATACAAAAATTTAAAATTATACCAAGCATCGTTGTTTCTATTGTGACAGTTACCTTAATTACAATTTTTTTAAATAATGCCGGATTTAAAATAAGCACTATTGAATCAGATTTTTCCTACATTGATGATGAAACAGGTAAAAGTGAAAGCGGTATTCCTGACGAACCACCACAACTTCACTTTTTTAATTTTGATAATAGTGATCCAATTTATGCTTTCCCAACATTAAAAGAAATTGGTAAGTTATTGCCGGCGGCAATTATGATTGCGATTTTAGCTTCTTTAGAATCGCTTTTAGCTGCAACTATGGCTGATAATATGACCGGATCAAAACATAACCCAAATAGTGAATTATTAGGAATTGGAACTGCAAATTTATTTTCTGCCTTTGCTCTTGGAATGCCAGCAACAGGAGCTCTTGCAAGAACTGCCGCAAACATCCGAAGTGGAGCGCGCTCCCCTATTTCTGGACTTGCTTGTTCAATATTAATTCTTCTATATGTGTTAGTATTTCATGATCAAATCGATAAAATCCCATTAAGTGCCCTTTACGCAATTTTGATGCTTGTAGCTATTAGAATGGCTGAAATACATGAGTTTAAAAAAATTCTTAAAAGTAAAATTAAAGAAGACATCATTATATTAATTACTACGTTCTTACTTACTGCCATTTTTGATATGGTGATAGGTGTAACAATTGGAGTTATTATAAGTTTCTTTTTAATAATTAAAAAAATATCAGATCATAACCCCGTTTTCATTACAAAAACTACTGATGATAACCTTAAAATTGTTATTAAAGGACCTATCTTTTTTTCTAACACTAATAAAATTTTTAACCAAGATTTAACAAAACACTTGCAATTTAATAAATTAATTTTAGACTTAACAAAGGTAAATATTTTGGATGTTTCTGGTCTATCTGAATTAGAGGGTTTTATAGAAGCAAATAGTAATAAGAACATTTATATTATTGCAAATGATTATGTAAATGATATTATTAGTAAGTTTATAAACCTTAATAATGTTAAGATAATCAGAAACGAAAGTGAAGTGGTTTAA
- a CDS encoding cell division protein ZapA, which yields MAIVNIKIRNNVYQLSCGEGEEHRLLALAEKLNNKVNELATKLPRSNDLMLMVMAGLLLEDKVEELENQVKNLISKTPIQPKEAVNEDAVSDSVEIIAEYIENLALKLDKIYNQ from the coding sequence ATGGCAATAGTTAATATTAAAATTCGTAATAATGTTTATCAACTATCATGTGGTGAAGGTGAAGAACACAGATTGCTCGCTTTAGCTGAAAAATTGAATAATAAAGTAAATGAATTAGCAACTAAATTACCTCGTTCAAACGATTTAATGTTAATGGTAATGGCAGGGTTACTACTTGAAGATAAAGTAGAAGAACTTGAAAACCAAGTTAAAAATTTAATTTCAAAAACACCAATTCAACCTAAAGAAGCTGTAAATGAAGACGCAGTTTCAGATTCAGTAGAAATTATTGCTGAATATATAGAAAACCTTGCATTAAAATTAGATAAAATATATAATCAGTAA
- a CDS encoding ankyrin repeat domain-containing protein: MLNQETLDLKNLLDNFAKTQILDEATAENLIQNGADIEVISSELNILTAAIKAKSLNLTQFLINHGVNVNKCIDQTNSSPLFHAIYNKCYPIGELLIQNGANVNHQDIEANTAFFHLFFFRDQLEDWVNLLINNGADVTIANRYGNTPLHVAINYPNTPIPQLLINNGADKEAKNIFGDTPLFTAVKNKNLAGVELMLNNGAELDVVNNDDITPLHFAAEIGCPVTVEALINLGADVNKQDDLGRTPLYKSALTENSAAAEVLIQNNADLELTDVLGQKPIEIAFIINNVDTKEVFKTYVPTEEYTILENEYKDENPPIENIEGVNNLVTKDYLQ, encoded by the coding sequence ATGTTAAATCAGGAAACTTTAGATTTAAAAAACTTATTAGATAATTTTGCAAAAACACAAATTTTAGATGAAGCTACTGCAGAAAATCTAATTCAAAATGGAGCCGATATTGAAGTTATATCATCTGAACTAAATATATTAACTGCTGCAATAAAAGCTAAATCTCTTAATTTAACCCAGTTTCTAATTAATCATGGTGTCAACGTTAACAAATGTATTGATCAAACTAATAGTTCACCTCTATTTCATGCAATTTATAATAAATGCTATCCAATTGGAGAACTCTTAATTCAAAATGGAGCTAACGTAAATCATCAAGATATTGAAGCAAATACAGCCTTTTTCCACCTATTCTTTTTCCGTGACCAACTTGAAGATTGGGTCAATTTATTAATTAATAATGGAGCAGATGTAACAATAGCAAACAGATATGGTAATACCCCTTTACATGTAGCAATAAATTATCCAAACACCCCTATCCCACAGCTTTTAATTAATAATGGCGCAGACAAAGAAGCAAAAAATATTTTTGGAGACACTCCTCTTTTTACAGCAGTTAAAAATAAAAATTTAGCTGGAGTAGAGCTTATGTTAAATAATGGCGCTGAGCTTGATGTTGTGAATAATGATGATATAACCCCCTTGCATTTTGCCGCAGAAATTGGTTGCCCTGTAACCGTAGAAGCTCTTATTAATTTAGGGGCTGATGTTAATAAGCAAGATGATTTAGGAAGAACACCACTTTACAAATCTGCTTTAACAGAAAATTCAGCCGCAGCCGAAGTATTAATTCAAAATAATGCTGATTTAGAATTAACAGATGTTTTAGGTCAAAAACCTATTGAAATTGCTTTTATAATAAATAATGTAGATACGAAAGAAGTTTTTAAAACTTATGTTCCTACTGAAGAATATACTATTTTAGAAAATGAATATAAAGATGAAAATCCGCCAATAGAGAATATTGAAGGAGTAAATAATCTTGTTACTAAAGATTATTTACAATGA
- the lnt gene encoding apolipoprotein N-acyltransferase gives MITKLIQRIDNSKYRYIGYFLTGLFSSLAFAPIFFTLALLPLFLLYTYSIRFESNLKKLFLSNLLMFLGHFMGGCYWICISLTIDLKSHFWLIPFALTLLPAYLALYPTLTAVLSKRFQPSYVAFTIGFACVWTLMEVLREFIITGFPWNALGYVWANNIYFSQIASITGIYGLSFITIVIFTLITISITEFKLLPLIISIVIFIGNISFGYNRLKTEEVKYLDTKVLVVQANISQQLKWKADEKMNNVIKHLKLSRMASKGDVIIWPESAFGYLVSLQDRFASNISGVIPENGFLITGALRFHQENEKDDLKLWNSLIVISNDGYVFDYYDKRHLVPFAEYIPLSKYINLTKITDGQIDFLEGEPTRTLVSLDKGRKFIPLICYESIFPHQNFERINQANFIVMITNDGWFGNSSGPYQHFYMSRIRAIEAGKPLIRAANTGISAVIDGYGRILKQTKLNTEDVIYTNIPQEISKPTYFAQEMNKNKITSILTYLLFIVIIGNAIIKRKKSL, from the coding sequence ATGATAACAAAGCTGATTCAAAGAATTGATAATAGTAAATATAGATATATAGGATATTTTTTAACAGGGCTTTTTAGTAGCCTAGCTTTTGCACCAATATTTTTTACTTTAGCTTTGTTACCTTTATTTTTGCTCTATACTTATTCAATAAGATTTGAAAGTAATTTAAAAAAGCTTTTTCTTTCCAATTTATTAATGTTCCTAGGACATTTTATGGGAGGATGTTATTGGATATGCATTTCTCTAACTATTGATTTAAAATCTCATTTTTGGCTTATACCTTTCGCTTTAACTTTACTTCCTGCTTATTTAGCGCTTTACCCTACACTTACAGCAGTACTTTCAAAAAGATTTCAACCTTCTTACGTTGCTTTTACCATTGGTTTTGCATGTGTCTGGACACTTATGGAAGTATTGAGGGAATTTATAATAACAGGTTTCCCATGGAATGCTTTAGGTTATGTTTGGGCAAATAATATATACTTTTCTCAAATAGCTTCTATAACTGGTATTTATGGCCTGAGCTTTATTACAATTGTTATATTTACTTTAATTACAATTTCTATTACTGAATTTAAATTGCTTCCACTTATTATTAGTATAGTTATTTTTATAGGAAATATTAGCTTTGGTTATAATCGTCTTAAAACAGAGGAAGTAAAATATTTAGACACTAAAGTACTTGTTGTACAAGCAAATATTTCACAACAATTAAAGTGGAAAGCTGACGAAAAAATGAATAATGTTATCAAGCACCTTAAGCTAAGCAGAATGGCGAGTAAAGGGGACGTTATTATTTGGCCAGAATCTGCTTTTGGATATTTAGTCTCATTGCAAGATCGCTTTGCCTCTAATATTTCAGGTGTAATTCCTGAGAACGGTTTTTTAATTACAGGAGCGCTTAGGTTTCATCAAGAAAATGAAAAAGATGATTTAAAGTTATGGAATTCATTAATTGTAATTTCTAACGATGGTTATGTATTTGATTACTATGATAAGCGCCATTTAGTACCTTTTGCAGAATATATTCCACTAAGTAAATATATCAATTTAACTAAAATAACAGATGGTCAAATTGATTTTTTAGAAGGGGAACCAACAAGAACTTTAGTAAGTTTAGATAAAGGAAGAAAATTTATTCCCCTTATATGTTATGAATCAATTTTTCCGCATCAAAATTTTGAAAGAATAAACCAGGCTAATTTTATTGTTATGATAACCAATGATGGATGGTTTGGTAATAGTTCAGGTCCATATCAACATTTTTATATGTCGCGTATTAGAGCGATTGAAGCAGGTAAACCTTTAATAAGAGCCGCTAATACTGGAATTTCTGCAGTAATTGATGGTTATGGCAGAATTTTGAAACAAACAAAACTTAATACTGAAGATGTTATTTATACCAATATTCCTCAGGAAATAAGTAAGCCTACTTATTTCGCTCAGGAAATGAATAAAAACAAAATTACTTCTATTCTTACCTATTTACTATTTATAGTTATAATAGGAAATGCAATTATTAAAAGAAAAAAATCATTGTAA
- a CDS encoding MBL fold metallo-hydrolase — translation MLRLILSFLALIINFNAFAMEKDKYKITDHFDGKRFYNQEPHTNTFGDFLKWQFTRKKPEWPEWTNENIKPSVERAVQNKIKATYVNHATVLIQVDGINILTDPLWSERASPLSFIGPKRIHAPGIEFEKLPLIDIVLISHDHYDHLDIPTMKRLHETFKPVFITGLKLGEYIKNIEKDLNVIELDWWEITKFKDLKIHFVPAHHWSSRAPFMRNKTLWGGFVVESKDGSVYFAGDTGQGKHFKQIAEKFSNIKLSLLPIGSYEPTWFMKYSHINPEEAVEAHILLKSKYSMGIHFNCLSNLADEEYNQPIIDLEKALAKNKISKDEFIAPKPGQELIIE, via the coding sequence ATGTTAAGACTTATATTAAGTTTTTTAGCCTTAATTATTAATTTTAATGCATTTGCAATGGAAAAAGATAAATATAAAATAACTGATCATTTTGATGGAAAACGTTTTTACAATCAAGAACCGCATACCAATACTTTTGGAGATTTTCTAAAATGGCAATTTACTAGGAAAAAACCTGAATGGCCAGAATGGACAAACGAAAATATTAAACCTTCAGTAGAAAGAGCTGTTCAAAATAAAATCAAAGCTACTTATGTAAATCATGCAACGGTTTTAATTCAAGTTGATGGTATAAATATTTTAACAGACCCTTTGTGGTCAGAAAGGGCAAGTCCTTTAAGTTTTATAGGGCCTAAAAGGATACATGCTCCTGGAATTGAATTTGAGAAGCTACCTTTAATTGATATAGTTTTAATTTCTCATGATCATTATGATCATTTAGATATTCCTACTATGAAACGACTTCATGAAACTTTTAAGCCGGTATTTATAACGGGCTTAAAACTTGGAGAATATATAAAAAATATTGAAAAAGATTTAAATGTAATTGAACTTGATTGGTGGGAAATTACAAAGTTTAAAGATTTAAAAATACATTTTGTACCAGCTCATCATTGGTCAAGTCGAGCGCCTTTCATGCGTAATAAAACATTATGGGGTGGATTTGTTGTTGAATCGAAAGATGGAAGCGTTTATTTTGCTGGTGATACTGGGCAAGGTAAGCATTTTAAACAAATTGCAGAAAAATTTTCAAATATTAAACTTAGTTTATTACCAATTGGTTCTTATGAGCCAACATGGTTTATGAAATATTCTCATATAAACCCTGAAGAAGCAGTTGAAGCTCACATTCTTCTTAAAAGTAAATATTCTATGGGAATCCATTTTAATTGTTTAAGTAATCTAGCAGATGAAGAATATAACCAGCCAATTATTGATTTAGAAAAAGCATTAGCAAAAAATAAAATTTCAAAAGATGAATTTATAGCTCCTAAACCAGGGCAAGAATTGATTATTGAATAA
- a CDS encoding methylated-DNA--[protein]-cysteine S-methyltransferase has product MHTITNVTTILNHEFNDILKTDPTQYGIYELEAGKLLVMYNSLGVFRVDFLEHTDVKIELRDLKPISNEFLNDLNLLLVGTDFQIKIWQELLKIPYGSTSTYSKIAKAINHEKAHRAVASAIGQNKIAYFVPCHRVIRSNGELSGFRWGTNIKSALLLKEGA; this is encoded by the coding sequence ATGCATACAATAACCAATGTAACTACCATTTTAAATCATGAATTCAATGATATTTTAAAAACCGATCCTACTCAGTATGGAATCTACGAGCTTGAAGCAGGTAAATTACTTGTAATGTATAATTCTCTTGGTGTATTTAGAGTCGATTTTCTTGAACACACAGATGTTAAAATTGAACTTAGAGACTTAAAACCTATATCAAATGAATTTTTAAATGACTTAAATCTTCTTTTAGTTGGAACTGATTTTCAAATTAAAATCTGGCAAGAACTATTAAAAATCCCCTATGGTTCCACTTCCACCTACTCAAAAATTGCAAAAGCCATTAACCATGAAAAAGCACACCGCGCTGTTGCGAGTGCTATTGGTCAAAATAAAATTGCTTACTTTGTGCCTTGCCACCGAGTAATTAGAAGTAATGGTGAATTATCAGGGTTTAGATGGGGAACTAACATTAAAAGTGCTCTCCTTCTTAAAGAAGGCGCCTAA